A genomic segment from Truepera sp. encodes:
- a CDS encoding DeoR family transcriptional regulator: protein MNERRARVLDMVAEAYIATAHPVASAHIAAQLDVSPATVRYDFGSLESEGLLQQPHTSAGRIPTALGFRMYASSFLPPRPLPDAQLDQLDRHLKGAEGDGLFHIASRLAAEFSGYAVMVRLPADDTLQILEIHLSQLASNRMLAVVVLENGLVRQLGVTVDPVPSEDVIDDAERNLRQLSQPLGEVPAALLDIAKRAEAELGRTLVALAKAWDDLQPPRVFREGLHQLLSEPEGADPAFVRSALEQLEMEAPAPDHEGGLALELDDHVARVASTFSLGRSTGKLILVGPSRMRYPNALAVAHGLAGALARPRPRDGAQR, encoded by the coding sequence ATGAACGAGCGCCGCGCCCGCGTTCTCGACATGGTGGCGGAAGCGTACATAGCTACCGCGCACCCTGTCGCCTCCGCGCACATCGCCGCGCAGCTGGACGTGAGTCCGGCAACCGTGAGGTACGACTTCGGTTCGCTCGAGAGCGAAGGGTTGTTGCAACAGCCTCACACTTCCGCCGGCCGCATCCCCACGGCACTAGGGTTTCGCATGTACGCCTCCAGCTTCCTGCCGCCCCGGCCGCTCCCCGACGCGCAGCTCGACCAGCTCGACCGCCACTTGAAGGGCGCCGAGGGGGACGGTCTCTTCCACATCGCCTCACGGCTGGCGGCCGAGTTCTCGGGCTACGCGGTCATGGTGCGGCTACCCGCCGACGACACGCTTCAGATCCTCGAGATCCACCTCTCGCAGCTCGCCTCCAACCGGATGCTGGCGGTCGTGGTGCTCGAGAACGGGCTCGTCAGGCAACTCGGCGTGACGGTCGATCCCGTGCCCAGCGAGGACGTCATCGACGACGCCGAGCGCAACCTGCGCCAGCTCTCGCAACCGCTGGGCGAGGTCCCAGCGGCGCTCCTCGACATTGCCAAGCGGGCAGAGGCGGAGCTGGGCAGGACCCTCGTCGCCCTCGCCAAGGCCTGGGACGACCTGCAACCGCCCCGCGTCTTCCGGGAGGGGCTCCACCAGTTGCTGAGCGAACCCGAGGGGGCCGACCCGGCGTTCGTGCGCTCCGCGCTCGAACAGCTCGAGATGGAGGCGCCCGCCCCGGACCACGAGGGGGGTCTCGCGCTCGAACTCGACGACCACGTCGCGCGGGTAGCGTCGACGTTCTCGCTGGGGCGCTCGACCGGCAAGCTCATCCTGGTGGGTCCCTCACGCATGCGCTACCCGAACGCGCTCGCGGTGGCGCACGGACTCGCGGGCGCGCTTGCGCGTCCACGGCCGCGAGACGGGGCGCAACGGTGA
- a CDS encoding EVE domain-containing protein — protein sequence MERAWLMKSEPDSYAYADLARDGRTAWDGVRNYQARNYMRDEMRVGDLILYYHSSTKVPAVVGLARVASEPYPDPTQFDPRSGYHDAKATREAPRWFLVDIEPVRELERPVTLAEMKADPALAGMALLARGNRLSVMPVEPEHARHVLALAAG from the coding sequence ATGGAACGTGCCTGGCTCATGAAATCCGAACCCGACAGCTACGCCTACGCCGACCTCGCGCGCGACGGGCGCACGGCCTGGGACGGGGTGCGCAACTATCAGGCGCGCAACTACATGCGTGACGAAATGCGCGTGGGTGACCTCATCCTTTACTACCACTCGAGCACGAAGGTGCCGGCCGTGGTCGGGCTGGCGCGGGTCGCGTCCGAACCCTATCCGGACCCCACGCAGTTCGACCCGCGAAGCGGCTACCACGACGCCAAGGCCACGCGCGAGGCCCCCCGGTGGTTCCTGGTCGACATCGAGCCCGTGCGGGAGCTGGAGCGCCCGGTGACGCTCGCCGAGATGAAGGCCGACCCCGCACTTGCCGGCATGGCCCTGCTGGCGCGCGGTAACCGCCTCAGCGTGATGCCCGTGGAGCCCGAACACGCGCGGCACGTCCTGGCGCTGGCCGCGGGCTGA